The following proteins are encoded in a genomic region of Micromonospora olivasterospora:
- a CDS encoding carboxymuconolactone decarboxylase family protein, with amino-acid sequence MSFLKPAEQSPDAERMFDADTRAMGYLPNYTRVFAHSPAAYAAWQQLGGAVRAGMELRRYELVTLAAARALRSSYCGLAHGKVLRDRFFDAATVAAIASDHGSAGLSAQEVAVVEFAGKVAADATSVTEADVAGLRGHGLDDTEIFQVILAAAARCFFSTVLSAAGAEPDPQYAESLDAELRQALSFGG; translated from the coding sequence ATGAGCTTTCTCAAGCCCGCTGAGCAGTCGCCGGACGCCGAGCGGATGTTCGACGCGGACACGAGGGCGATGGGCTACCTGCCCAACTACACGAGGGTGTTCGCGCACAGCCCCGCCGCGTACGCGGCATGGCAACAGCTCGGCGGCGCGGTGCGGGCCGGGATGGAGTTGCGCCGCTACGAGTTGGTGACCCTCGCCGCGGCCCGGGCCCTGCGGTCCTCCTACTGCGGCCTGGCACACGGGAAGGTGCTGCGCGACAGGTTCTTCGACGCGGCGACGGTCGCCGCCATCGCGTCGGACCACGGCAGCGCCGGCCTTTCCGCGCAGGAGGTCGCGGTGGTCGAGTTCGCCGGTAAGGTCGCGGCCGACGCGACCTCCGTCACCGAGGCCGACGTCGCGGGCCTGCGCGGTCACGGTCTCGACGACACGGAGATATTCCAGGTGATCCTCGCCGCCGCCGCCCGGTGCTTCTTCAGCACCGTCCTCAGCGCCGCCGGGGCGGAACCCGATCCGCAGTACGCCGAGAGCCTCGACGCGGAACTGCGGCAGGCCCTCAGCTTCGGCGGTTGA
- a CDS encoding tyrosine-type recombinase/integrase has product MPLINNARRTLAWFVADVWGHFDDDHVRPGAPLFPSERKHADGTCRRVGDDALRAGLAEAAAKHLPGWADTLTPHVLRHYAASRLYQGGLDLISIQEVLGHSWIATTMRYVHVHRTHVEDAWAAGHERAAQRLKGLAATLERLRVDRQLEEALTHGPDPLHLAAVFGLDDKTAIRYANAARQILKTEAERHAIACSLEPKDAATLPSSDGPLGSR; this is encoded by the coding sequence GTGCCGCTGATCAACAACGCGCGGCGGACCCTCGCCTGGTTCGTCGCCGACGTGTGGGGCCACTTCGACGACGACCACGTCCGGCCCGGCGCGCCACTGTTCCCCTCCGAGCGTAAGCACGCCGACGGCACCTGCCGTCGGGTCGGTGACGACGCGCTGCGCGCGGGGCTGGCCGAGGCCGCCGCCAAGCACTTGCCGGGCTGGGCGGACACGCTCACTCCGCACGTGCTGCGCCACTATGCGGCCTCGCGGCTCTATCAGGGCGGCCTTGATCTGATCTCGATCCAGGAGGTCCTCGGCCATTCCTGGATCGCCACAACTATGAGGTATGTCCATGTTCATCGCACCCATGTCGAGGATGCCTGGGCCGCGGGGCACGAGCGTGCCGCGCAACGATTGAAGGGGCTAGCCGCTACCCTCGAACGCCTACGAGTAGACCGCCAACTCGAAGAAGCCCTCACCCACGGCCCCGACCCGCTGCACCTGGCCGCCGTGTTCGGCCTCGATGACAAGACCGCCATCCGCTACGCCAACGCCGCCCGACAGATCCTGAAGACCGAAGCCGAGCGGCACGCCATCGCCTGTTCCCTCGAACCCAAGGATGCAGCCACGCTTCCGAGCAGCGACGGCCCCTTGGGTTCCCGGTGA
- a CDS encoding NUDIX hydrolase, with product MTTVPDDLPIIERRAVRLVVLDADGRLLLFHTRDPDHPRLGTWWELPGGGMDPGETYLDTAVRELREETGIRVDPARVGPPSWRRRVSFIHRQLRHVQDEVIVTVRLDRPGPDVDETDRLDYEREDYFGFRWWPVDDVVASRERFYPGRLPGLLAGFLAGDEIDEPFELWS from the coding sequence GTGACGACTGTTCCGGACGACCTGCCGATCATCGAGCGCCGCGCGGTGCGGCTGGTGGTGCTCGACGCGGACGGGCGGCTGCTGCTGTTCCACACCCGCGACCCGGACCACCCCCGGCTGGGCACGTGGTGGGAGCTGCCCGGCGGCGGGATGGACCCGGGCGAGACGTACCTCGACACGGCCGTGCGGGAGCTGCGCGAGGAGACCGGCATCCGGGTGGACCCGGCGCGGGTCGGGCCGCCGAGCTGGCGTCGGCGGGTCAGCTTCATCCACCGGCAGTTGCGCCACGTGCAGGACGAGGTGATCGTCACGGTACGCCTCGACCGCCCCGGCCCGGACGTCGACGAGACCGACCGGCTCGACTACGAACGCGAGGACTACTTCGGCTTCCGCTGGTGGCCGGTCGACGACGTGGTGGCGAGCCGCGAGCGGTTCTACCCGGGCCGGCTGCCCGGGCTGCTCGCCGGGTTCCTGGCCGGCGACGAGATCGACGAGCCGTTCGAGCTGTGGTCATGA
- a CDS encoding molybdopterin-dependent oxidoreductase, whose translation MWRALDRRPPPGIAGLDRRWRSPLRGPWLTSVYGLVLLVGLPLVIVTGLLDYAAYGPRFGQALPPDVGWLRLPLFDWPTRPAWLFRVTQGLHVALGIVLVPVVLAKLWSVIPKLFDWPPARSPAQLLERVTLLLLVGGILFQIATGVLDIQYAYLFGFDFYTAHYFGAWVFTAAFVAHVALKLPRLVSALRSGPPRGAPATDRGGPGHGRPGGPVADTRPEPPDPDGLVSARPGPATVTRRGALTLVGGLSLLLAALTIGQSIDPLRRTALLLPRGRGHGPGPNGFPVNRAAAAAGVRDADTGPDWRLTLTAGGRQVALDRAQLLGMPQHTAELPIACVEGWSTSQTWTGVRLRDLAALAGVPEPASALVRSLEKAGLFNRAVLQANQVRDPDALLALRVNGVDLSLDHGYPARVIVPALPGVHCTKWVHAIDFRPGSGG comes from the coding sequence CTGTGGAGAGCCCTGGACCGGCGCCCGCCGCCGGGGATCGCCGGGCTCGACCGCCGGTGGCGCAGCCCGCTGCGCGGCCCGTGGCTGACCAGCGTCTACGGCCTCGTGCTCCTGGTCGGCCTGCCCCTGGTGATCGTCACCGGCCTGCTCGACTACGCCGCGTACGGGCCGCGGTTCGGCCAGGCCCTGCCCCCCGACGTGGGCTGGCTGCGGCTGCCGCTGTTCGACTGGCCGACCCGGCCGGCGTGGCTGTTCCGCGTCACCCAGGGGCTGCACGTCGCCCTCGGCATCGTCCTCGTGCCGGTCGTGCTGGCGAAGCTGTGGTCGGTGATCCCGAAGCTGTTCGACTGGCCGCCGGCCCGCTCGCCGGCGCAGCTCCTCGAACGGGTGACGCTGCTGCTGCTCGTCGGCGGGATCCTCTTCCAGATCGCCACCGGCGTGCTGGACATCCAGTACGCCTACCTGTTCGGCTTCGACTTCTACACCGCGCACTACTTCGGGGCGTGGGTGTTCACCGCCGCCTTCGTCGCGCACGTCGCGCTCAAGCTGCCCCGCCTGGTCTCCGCGCTGCGGTCCGGGCCGCCGCGGGGAGCGCCGGCCACGGATCGAGGCGGACCGGGGCACGGTCGACCGGGCGGCCCCGTCGCTGACACCCGTCCGGAGCCGCCCGACCCCGACGGGCTGGTGTCCGCCCGGCCGGGGCCCGCCACGGTGACCCGGCGTGGCGCCCTGACCCTCGTCGGCGGGCTGTCGCTGCTGCTGGCCGCGCTGACGATCGGGCAGTCCATCGATCCGCTGCGCCGCACCGCACTGCTGCTGCCCCGCGGCCGGGGGCACGGCCCGGGGCCGAACGGCTTCCCCGTGAACCGGGCGGCGGCCGCGGCCGGCGTACGCGACGCCGACACGGGACCCGACTGGCGGCTCACCCTGACCGCCGGGGGACGGCAGGTCGCGCTGGACCGGGCGCAGCTGCTCGGCATGCCGCAGCACACGGCGGAACTGCCGATCGCCTGCGTCGAGGGCTGGTCGACCTCGCAGACCTGGACCGGGGTACGGCTGCGCGACCTGGCCGCCCTCGCCGGGGTGCCCGAGCCCGCGTCCGCGCTCGTCCGCTCCCTGGAGAAGGCCGGACTGTTCAACCGGGCCGTGCTCCAGGCCAACCAGGTCCGGGACCCGGACGCGCTGCTGGCCCTGCGGGTCAACGGCGTCGACCTGTCCCTCGACCACGGCTACCCGGCCCGCGTCATCGTCCCGGCGCTGCCCGGCGTCCACTGCACCAAGTGGGTCCACGCCATCGACTTCCGGCCGGGCTCCGGTGGCTGA
- a CDS encoding tryptophan-rich sensory protein, whose protein sequence is MPSRAAKADRLAAAALAPYAAWTLFATALNAAVVVLNPQD, encoded by the coding sequence TTGCCGAGCCGCGCGGCGAAGGCGGACCGGTTGGCGGCGGCGGCCCTCGCGCCGTACGCGGCGTGGACGCTCTTCGCCACCGCGCTGAACGCCGCCGTCGTGGTGCTCAATCCCCAAGACTGA